TGAGGGCGGGGAGACTTATATCTGTGGAAATCCGCCTTATAAAGGAAGTCAAACACAGACAAAGGAACAGAAATCAGATCTTGCCCTTGTTTTTAAGCCATACAAGGTTTCATCTAAGCAGATTGACTATGTTGGTGGCTGGTTTATGAAAGCAGCCGAATATGCTCAGCACACTGTTGCAGAAGCAGCATTTGTGAGTACGAATTCAATATGTCAAGGGCGTATCGTGCCAATACTGTGGCCTACCATCTTTGAAACAGGCTCGATCATCCGCTTTGCATATACGTCATTTAAATGGGCTAATCTTGCCAGCCATAATGCTGGTGTAACTGTCTCAATCATTGGTTTATCTCAGGCGAAATCAAAAAAACGTCATCTTTTTGATATAGGACGTAATGGTGAGGTGGAAGTGAGAGAGGCTGATAACATTACTCCCTACCTGACCGTAGGAGAAAATATTATTGTGACGAGCCAGCAAGAAAGTATTGCTGGATTACACGATATGTCTTTTGGGAATATGCCAGTTGACGGTGGAAATCTTCTTCTATCAGCAGCAGAACTTAGAGAATTAGCACTTACATTTCAAGATAAGCAGATTCTAGTTCGTCGTATTTATGGATCTGCCGAGTTTATTCGTGGTCTTGTGCGATATTGCCTTTGGATAGAAGATGAGCGACTACAGCACGCGCTAGGTATTGAATCAATTAGAAGAAGAATTGAAAGTGTTCGGGAAATGCGCCTCGAAAGCAAAGATGCCGGCACCAATAAAATGGCGGCGCGTTCCCACCAAATGCGTGAGATGAATATAGGAAAATACTGGACAATAACTGTCCCTCGAACCTCTTCTGAAAGCCGACCATTCTTGCCAAATGGACTTATTGATAGTCATAGCACCGTAACGACCGAAGCCTTTGCCCTCTACGATGCGCCGCTCTGGAACATGGCGCTGATCGCCTCCCGCCTGCACCTGGTCTGGATCGCCACTGTCTGCGGCAAGCTCAAAACCGACTTTCGCTACTCCAACACCCTCGGCTGGAACACCTTCCCTGTCCCCACTCTCACCGAGCAAAACAAAACTGAACTCACCCGCTGCGCCGAAGAGATTCTGCTGGCGCGGGAGCATTATTTCCCCGCCACCATTGCCGAGATGTACGACCCCGATCGCATGGACAGTGAATTTCCGCTGGTGCGGGAGGCGCACGACAGAAACGATGAGATCCTGGAGCGCATCTACATCGGTCGCCGCTTCAAAAACGACACCGAACGCCTGGAAAAGCTCTTTGAGCTATATACAAAGATGACTAGCCAGCAAAAGCCAGCGAAAAAGCCAGGAAAACGGAAAATTTAGCCATAATACAAACACAAATACAACTCATCCATTCCTACAAGCCATGAAAGCCGCTGAGAAACTCTACCAACTGATCCAAATCCTCCCAGAAAGCCAAATTAATGAAGTCCTCCACTTCGCCGAATTTCTCCAGCAAAAACAACTGACCCCTACGCCACCCCCGGCTATCTCCCCCGGCACCCTCACTGGACTTCGGGGCATTGCCAAACGCCCCAAAGCAACCCCTAGCGACAGCGAACTGCAAGCAGAATACGCCGACTATTTGACCCAAAAATACCGATAAGCCTACCCGTGAAAATTCTCATCGATACCAACATCGTCCTAGACCTAATTCTGGAACGAGAACCCTTTGTCGAGATTGCGATCTCCCTCTTTGAGCAAATTGAACAGGGCAATTTGACTGGGTATATCGCCGCCACCACCATCACCAATATTTTTTACATTATCCGTAAAACTGAAGGTCGTGAAGTCGCCCTTGCTG
This is a stretch of genomic DNA from Neosynechococcus sphagnicola sy1. It encodes these proteins:
- a CDS encoding class I SAM-dependent DNA methyltransferase; its protein translation is RFSKIARSYLLHVGNLDWKQINPDIFGSMIQAVADEEERGALGMHYTSVPNILKVLNPLFLDDLRAQLEAAGDNARKLLNLRQRLAKIRVFDPACGSGNFLVIAYKEMRAIEATINQRRNEPDRRSDIPLTNFRGIELRHFAAEIARLALIIAEYQCDVLYRGPKLALAEFLPLKDDNWITCGNALRLDWLSLCPPTGTGVKLVAEDLFSTPLEQTEIDFENEGGETYICGNPPYKGSQTQTKEQKSDLALVFKPYKVSSKQIDYVGGWFMKAAEYAQHTVAEAAFVSTNSICQGRIVPILWPTIFETGSIIRFAYTSFKWANLASHNAGVTVSIIGLSQAKSKKRHLFDIGRNGEVEVREADNITPYLTVGENIIVTSQQESIAGLHDMSFGNMPVDGGNLLLSAAELRELALTFQDKQILVRRIYGSAEFIRGLVRYCLWIEDERLQHALGIESIRRRIESVREMRLESKDAGTNKMAARSHQMREMNIGKYWTITVPRTSSESRPFLPNGLIDSHSTVTTEAFALYDAPLWNMALIASRLHLVWIATVCGKLKTDFRYSNTLGWNTFPVPTLTEQNKTELTRCAEEILLAREHYFPATIAEMYDPDRMDSEFPLVREAHDRNDEILERIYIGRRFKNDTERLEKLFELYTKMTSQQKPAKKPGKRKI
- a CDS encoding DUF2281 domain-containing protein, which encodes MKAAEKLYQLIQILPESQINEVLHFAEFLQQKQLTPTPPPAISPGTLTGLRGIAKRPKATPSDSELQAEYADYLTQKYR